The Cydia strobilella chromosome 26, ilCydStro3.1, whole genome shotgun sequence sequence AAAGGTAATTGAGTTGTCTTGACTGTCATTCTCTGTAATATCTTCCTTTTTTTCCACCTTTACTTTGATGTGCATGTGCCGTTCCTTTTTGATattttcttcatattttttgacattttctttAGCTGCAAAATAAATTGTTAAGAAAATTGAagtgtttttaagaataatggAACATAATGTTGGCAGTCTATAAATCACTACTGCTAAAGATTCAATTAAAAATCAGCCTAAAAAAACCGTATGTGTTCTAAGAAAGTAGCATTATTGTATTATTCATAGCCATAGCCAGTCTATATGAAAAAAATCCGCACACAGATTActttttttacacacttttatttagcttcactgcgtatatacctttgtatatatagtgcttcaaatcgtgtaactaaaatttgaaccacttcccggtatctgattcagttgaaatttcgAGTACTGTCATAATtctggtgacaatgcaataatatgctaacatggaagTGTTTTGATGATGCAgctaggtagccaaaggaactcctcgatggaaaaacacaaacacgtcaagtttaggctcattagaaaggtctcaagaagtactcgatagacatgcaaatgagaagaagtacagtcagcaataaaagtgtgtgtcacaaaaacaattttttgacagttacttgtttaAACTTTTGTTTATTTCCATACTGTGTTACAACCAAAAACTTAACATTTTTAGCATTTTAATACCTTTCTGTGCCAATGCCACATCAGGCCTCCGAAAAACCTCTGGGCCCACAACAACCTCCCTCTTGATAACATGATCTTCATACAAATCCGCCTGTATAGCTTCCTTGCTCTCACTGTCTTCCCCGGGCTCCTCTTTTACTATTGTTATATCCGTTGACATTGTTGTTATGTTTCTGTGTAACCTGCaaaagcaatataatataacggaaagtttccaaaaagttgaaaAAGTTCTGAGGAGCAATTACCGGAAgatttcacaggaaacaaagaATTTGAAGGAGGAATAAACTCTCTTCCGAGGTTTTTCTGAAGGTCTATAGTATggagttcttcaaaaaaggagtgtacagtcaagggcataaatatatatacattcccaatgtttcaaaaatatgttgtctaaggtgtaagagtgtACCTTACACCttggacaataaagtcgtgttcacatatttttgagccatttgtctggataaTTTTATCTGAACATACCAAAACATAgcaggtacatatttatatggTCCTGCTAACAATCATACAAGAGATGGAGAGAGCATTTTCAGCCTAGCAAATAGCCGCTTCCTGCTTTTACTCAATCGTTAATTCAGGGTTCAAGTTCCGAAACCGAGAAAGTAAGTTAAATttactatttaaaaacatacgATCAGCTATGGTTTAAGAAGAAATATGTATTctataatttatcaaaaaattgtTGTGTGATTTGGGGTTGGGGTTGTGTGTagctaaaaataaatgataCCTAACTCTACGTACCTTGACACAAGTTGTAATGGATGCTCTTCCTGAACTTTCAAGTAGTGATATGTTCCGATTTGTAAATACCTATGCGTATTAGAAATATggtattgaataataataaaaagaaagaaaTCACCTAAACCGGATTGATAGTCACAGGATAACAAAATGAATCAGATAACTGAGataacgaaacaaaaaaaaaagatattcaaGTGACAGAATGAGGACAGAATACCACAGAATACTCAGAATAGTGACACTGACAGAAAGAAAGAGTGTGGGTTCGGTTcggaaatgagggctatcgtttttttgctcaccagttggcgcctctgttgatggtggtccaaaagcatcgttcgcggcttcgcgccgcgattcgcacacgagtgtggaggtaaattccttattagcaataaagatattgagtattgagtatagttttttgttcctatttaccgACAATTTgggttgaccaactatagtatgattctctctgtctatgtttgaaatgagacagtcctttgacaaactatagtaaatATTCTTTGACTAGAAAATTGACCCCGGTCCTTTAGCAGGATCGCTTCGGCTTCAGCGATTTTTTACTTTACTATAAAAACAGTGCGATAACAAAACGCACTAAATGTCAAATGACGTTTACGTTTGACGTGACGTGTCGATATTTGTTTGAAGTTACACTTTTTCGAAACGCTTGCGATTTCTAAATCGGCTTACATTATCAGAATACTCGATAAGCATTTTATCGCCATAATATCCACGTAGCTTACATTTAGAGGTAAATCAAATAACCTCGCTTTAAACACGGTTTAACACGGAGGTTAGATCATAGGTTTTATATTTCAAAGTTTTCACTTATAATTTTGCTTTTTATGGTTAAAATAGTGAATTAAGGTGTGTCGACAGTTTGtagtaattgtaattgtattcgTTTCAGGTGTGAAAGATGTTGCGTTTTCTAGTTTTTGCTGCTTTCCTGCAGTGTTGCATTTCGCAACAATATCAGCAAAAGGTTGCTCCAGGGGTACCCCCACAGAACTATCAGGTAACTATTAGTTTTACTTTTCTTCCTCTGTACGTCTCCCTGCGTTttaaataatctttattcaataGTGGTTATGTCAAGTGGACATAATTTAGGGTTTCCCCATATGTTTCACTAAATTCTGAAAGCAATggaataaaaatctattaatGATAGGGAGATTCCTAAGACTCAAAAAATATAGATCTATGAATAAATCTTAACACTAAATAAGCTTATGAGTATCGGTACAGGTAGGAGACGAGAACAAATTATACTGAAGAAGCAATTCAAGTATTCTTTAGGTTGTGTAACCGTTCTAATGATACCAGATTACAAAACGCACACACAAATAacttgttacaaataatatggTTTTGGATTTTAAATGTTgtacttatgtataatttgataatttatgattttattattatttattattttatttatttacaaaaacggtTTACACCATATACACTTGCAATTTACGTAATATTAACACACTTATACAAAAGTAACAGTGCAGAAATTATTCATCAGCTCTTTCACTTGTTCATATTCTCACAGTATGCGAGGCACCTGGACGCTAGCTTAGACCAGGAATCAGTAAATAATTCTACTTGTAGATCGTTACTCAGAAACCCGTTCAATGAGCTGATCATATCGCACATTATGATCACATCTATGTCAATGTgatggagttgaaactctaggtccatggggtcccagcgcgcataagttgtttgcagaaatcgcgaagcgtctggttgacgtctggtgaccgaagagctggcggctttctcgcacaatgtatcagcattgcgacacagcggggaaatgccgccagcatccttggtacaatgcctcaagggcctattttagatttaagctagttattaatttcgtttacgtagtaccactgtatatatcttgtaagaGGTAAGTAATATGTCAATGTTATGTtcaattttgttataatttttgtattctTAATTCATGATGATAACATACTTgtgtgtataatattacaaaatataccacattttttgtttaaaaaaaaaatgctatatgGTAAGTTATCTCATTTTTGTAATGGAATTATAGTCAAATTAGGTGAACTTTTTCATTTTGCTAGTTTCAAGGCATCAGCTGTATTTTACCCTCTCTCATTATGTACAAGATTAGTATGATTTCTTGTttgatgttttgtttttattctttttcagaataataattatcaacAAGCACCACCCCCGCCACCACCTCAAGGCCATCAGCAGGTAACGTCAATGACAATATTAACACTTTGACTACCGAGAACCCGCTTGGTAGGCACTCATGAACTTTGCTCAGATGCTATAGATGACTGGTTTCTGGGGTATTGTTCAAAATTTTGCCCGGTTGCGAAAGTGTTAACTAACTAATAAGTTTTATTGGATGGAAACCAGAATCAGAATCTGaaccaaatgttttattcgtgataaacataaaactaaaattacatacaaaagtataactaaacatacaagcatatataaaataggtaagagttaatgtttaccacgaaatggtctcgcctcagcataatactGACCCGAAAGTCAGTGCTGATCTTCCAGCGAGACCATtttgggccacgatcgcagcgatcgacacggcccaaccataagctgaacgcagcctttgcagcaacgaccagcgccatcttgtctacCAATATTTAGTTAACCCTTCTCACTACATTAAATATACTGGATTTAAAACTTTGATACTCTTTTTGAGTTTGTTTTCTAATTAACATCATTAGTGCCAAGCGAACTTCCATGATTTATGTCAATTTAAGGGTCCTGTGGACCTTGTCCACCAGACTCATCTAACTTCAAAGTTTGATTGTTTATTGGCAGTGGCGTAgtgtgaactaatctagccgtgggcgaaatcgcatttGCGAGGCCCTGTTCTTTCAgtgcccgaaggggcctcgcgcgaggcccccttggggtgcgaggccgtgggcgacggcccacttcgcccacgcctagctacgccactgtttATTGGACCTGATAATTTCAGATCTGGTGACATGGTGGCCACCATTAAAATTCTATTTTACTAAACTAATAATAATCATTGTATAGGTAAGCTATGGCATACTTTGTCATACCATATgatattagaaaaaataattgACAAAAAATTCCATgacaatcggttgagaaatgcgacctataGATGAGAACAGCATATACAAAATCATTTTTGCCCAAATTTAAAACGCTTTGCTTCACACTGActcagatatttttttaaacgggaccctattactaagactccactgtccgtctgtctgtctgtctgtccatctgtctgtcaccaggctgtatctcatgaaccgtgatagctagacagttgaaattttcacagatgatgtatttgctgttgccgctataacaacaaatactaaaaagtaaaggAAAGTGGGAaggtccaactcgcacttgtccggttttgtaactaatttttttatgtttatttttagcaGGTTCCCCAGCAGCAGTACCAGCAGCAACAATACCAGCCTGCACCACCGCAGCAGCAACAATACCAACAACCGCCACCGCAGCAGCAACAATACCAGCAGCAACCGCAGCAGGGCCAGATCAAAGTGCAGCATGACCATCACGGTGGTAAGTCCTGTCACTTCTGTCGATACCAGCCTGCATCACCTCAGCAGCAGTACCAGCAGCTGCAGCAGGATCAGATCAAAGTGCAGCACATCAAccgtatatacctacatactgtccgcgcgcgtaTTCCGTGCAGGGCAGAGGAATGTTAGggatgttgggcgtcatgacagtagtgtcattttgtacgtacgggcgcggcgcacaccctcctacttcctcgacctccgaatgcacggaattcgcgcgcggacagtatacaGCCGCTAGACGAAGCTCTCAGTACATATTTGACTTCGGAAAACAGTCCATATGACTGACACCTATCTGACATATATCGCTGACagttatattttttcaaaattctagTATTCTAGTTATACCTAAACATCAGCTCAGATGCAGTAaatgaaattttcattttcagagCCACAACTGCTGAACGCTGCCAACATCCAGCATGAAAGAGAGTGAGTGTACTTGATTAAGTagtaataaacaataattgtcgcaatataaataaatcggttcagcggtttaagcgtggagaggtaacacacagactttcgcatttataatattagtatggattaaccTTTTCGTCGCCATTGACTTTATTATAAAGTCTTGGTATTTCGTACCCCACGCGCCACGAATTGATACGGGTTGTTTACGTGCAATTTGTGGCTTGGTATGCCATCTCCTTCCTgtcgttgtcccggctttttacCACGCCTCATGAAAGCCTGgtgtccgcttggcaaccaatcccaagaattggcactAGTTTATACGAATGCGACCGCCATCTTATCTTCCAACCCAGATATACGTATAGGCCTTATGGGGACTATCCGGTTTTCTTacaatgttttctttcaccgaaaagccACTAAAAAActcatagtatatacaagtagtgaTAGGCTTTCCAGCACTTGCATTTGACTTAATATGactatttgtattttactttatatatattttgtatttgtaatttgtatacctgtaactagtttaattattcggtgtattggcctatgctgtgatgccgtgtaaatatatttaaataaataaaaattatttggaATGGagatagacgcgccaccgagcgaccgggggtaagagaaagaatattcatataaaatttgggcagcatataggattttttctctttcactcttataaatttcggtatttcgccatcgcctcctacctttgatgccacccggtcggtgatgaggacaaagcatggcactattttctctttcctctcataggaatcgcaataagactatctttctctatcaaagagtgtcaggcccttgttggTACAGCTGGAGTTTGAATCTGCGACATCCGGATTTAAAGTCGCGTGTCTACTAATTTGTTTCTGAAACATTCCAGACACATACAGGAGCACATGGACGTGCCCATCGACACCTCCAAGATGTCCGAACAGGAACTGCAGTTCCATTACTTCAAGATGCATGACgcagacaacaacaacaagttgGATGGGTGCGAGCTGATAAAGAGCCTTATACATTGGCATGGTGAGTGCactttactttttaatactAAAACGAGAGGAATTTGAATGAATTTTAAGGTAGAAACGagagttggaaggggtagaactcggcggactttctctgatcaaatcggggaaatcctgaagaaaggccaggtcaagagcaccctaaaccggcgcgcgtgtatgaggaatgtaaTGAAAGTCAAAGAAGCGAAAggggtatgtcaggatcgtagcaaatggaaatccgtggtctctgcctacccctccgggaaataggcgtgattatatgtatgtatgtatgtttgaaaGAAAATCCGTTATTGAGATCTTGTTTGTACGAAATTATAAGGCGCAAAATAAAAtgctatacttttttttaagcataaatttattgtaattacTTTTAACGCAAGATATCAAAAGTTGAATTAAAAGAAAGTATAAAGTACAACTTTGCCCAGTTTAattgttaatgttaaaaaagtatcacatttcctgattaatttattaggaaaatggataattaaatactaatagaAGTACAAATTCTCTcaatatatttgtaaaaaaatattacttttgtgTTAACTTTTACTATTGTGGAGGCGAAAGAACATATGAATTTGTTTAGGAATCTTACACTATTACTATAATAACAAcaacattatatgtatattatacacTGTACGAAGTTTTTTGAcgtctaaaattacaaaacaggGGTATTCCACACTGTACCTTTACCTCCAATTTTTAAAACAaccatattatatttgtttatttttgaggTCAAACTGTTATACTTCATGTCAGCTATTTTGGGATTAAGTGTTGCTACAGtgtttaaatgtttaatgttgCCAAGGGTGGGTTTCTCTATGGCTATGTGTTCATGGTTTgttattaagaaaaatatttcgaTATTGGCAAAGTTGTCAATGAATGGTGGGCAAagtcgaaatattttttttttcattcatttacattgtataaaaagTCTCAACTTTCTTATTaacatagtatttttttttgtattttgagaCTTTTTATTCGCTAATAAATAGTAACAACTTCTTAGTATTTTCGTGCGGAGTGACTTTTTTTAGACGGTTCAAAAAAGTCATTCTGTATTTATATAAAGTGTACTCGAATAACTATACCGAATCACATCGAAATTTCGAAAATGGACTTCAATATCATGGAATTAAGGCCGATTTTTGGAATAATTCGCGATTTTgcagtattatataatattacctTAATACGCCTCACAAACGGACTTTCAAAAAAGTTAACCACGCAAGTGATTCTGAACTGTGAATATATCTCACCTTGTATAAATATAGGCTGATATTTTTACCATGACAAAAAAAGTCACCCTACTTAACGTCGCACGATATCGCCAGTTGTTGCTACTTACCCTACGCTCACATCTGTGTCTGTCTCTTTTCTATGTACGCTACAGAACAGGGACACAAGCAACAACCACAGCCAGGGTCACCACCGGCCGGCGAAAAGATCTTCGGAGACGATGAGCTGGTCAATTTAATAGACCCTATATTAAACATGGATGACCATAATAGGGATGGGTATATAGATTACCCAGAGTTCATTAGGGCGCAGCAGAAGAGTCAGAATAAGGAGGGGCAATAGTATTAGTTAGACATTCCGTTGACGATTTTAGGGTGCTGGTTTTGCTTTTCCTCATTTGAGCAGAGATTTAAAAGTGACACAAAagtacacggtggcaaaaaaataagtgctttcccgttgccaggcaggttttgggattatattgagcaacttttactatgggaccaacctagaaatagcgaaaaaaaatttggctatttcatacattCTGGCCGGTCCATTTTCTaagggagggtaaattttttttcacgatttcgtggttggtcccatagtaaaacttgctcagtgtaatctcaaaacctcgctggcaacgggaatgcacttattttttagccagcctgtagAGTTGTAGTTTGTAATGCCAGTTATTGAGGTTTTAGAGTTCGTCTAAACTAAGTTTGTACGGTAACCGACACAGAGTGGCAGCGTTAAATTCCTAACTCTCgcttctaaatcggttcagacaTAGCTTAGACGGACCCTGTTTTAAAGCTTTGTCGTAACACTTGTCTCGGGAACATCTAGTAGGTACGGTGTATAAAAGAGTTGAAATCGATATTTACTTAATCAAAGGTCACAAAATACACGAAGTTGAAACCTCGATAAGGTGGTGCCAAGAGGATCAGAAGTTACTAAGGAGATTGCCATTCTCATTTATTTATCTGTCTTTGGTAGCTGCAATGTTTGAGCTCAAATGGGGATAGACTTGAAggccagcccgcgcagcatggttcccctatcactaagtccgtcactttcgcactcacatacttgttagaacgtgacaggcatagtgataagcgtaccgtgctacgacgcctGGTCAGATATCGATATCTACGTATATCAGTATTGGATTAGAAATCTCAAAAATACATACATCATACAAGCAAATACAAGTGTACTGCTCACACCCAATAACTGTATGTGACGTTAGAAAAAATATTCCATCATCTACCGCATgctcaaataataaaataataaaaaaattctattaAACATACGGTTTAATGCATGCGTGACTAATGAATACCTATGGGGAAATTAGAGAAATATTAAAATGacctaaaatatatttcttttctttatttgtatttcaAAATCATATTTAGAGTTATACTACAAAGAAAACACTATCTGACACAATGCCTTTTTTATGTGATTCAAGAATTTTTCAAGAcagctaaaataaaaactgacaaacatttaattttaggGTCAATATCAGGAGGGTTTCGACTGCCTGATTTCTGATGAAATGTTTATACAGTTTGATGATATTTTTGGTTCGTTAATATATCCAAATAAATTAGTATGAATATGCTCTGATATTGGCACCAGCGTAGGCTATTTTTGTGTATATATTACTACAATATACTTAGTCGGTCTACAGTAGATACTGATTGACGCTGAAAATCAGAaagtagaaaattaaaataaattgctaATCTTAAAAAACACACACATTGGATGTGGAGGCATTTCAAAAATAATTCCATTAGTGATGTGCgaaatttttcatattttctatGAGGAACGAAATTTTCTGTTTACAAAATGGAAACTTgtctgtaaaaattttaaactttGAAAAACCGTTATAACTTCtaagttaaattaaaacaaaacaataaaaatctgACATTAAGTGAACTAGCCATTATAacgatacaatttttttaagctttagaatttattttaattctacttTCAGGGAATAATGACTTTCGTTTTGTAAGTATACTTGGCACCGTTCTAAGCTATGAGTTACAATATTCCAGTCTAAAATGGATGCATCAATTTTTCAGTAcaaaactgtaaatttgtaaCTTGTGGCTGTATAAGTAAATATAAGTGACATTGTTTAGGATCCACATGTTTTATAAGAAaacttacttacaaaaaaagaatttgtttgtatataattGCTTAAAAATCTTTTTATATTCATAATCGTGCCAAAACTGAACAAACATGAaggtataaataaagaaatatatacTTGTGGATCTTATTCTATTTACCCTTTCCCAGGCATAGTACGATCTATATAACCACATACCCACATACATTTATGGTTCAAATTATATTAGTCTTTCAGGAAATGTGACTAGTCTTCAAATTAATCACCAAATCGTAACTATTTGGAATACATTTGGATTTTTCGGGAAAACCTAGATTGGTACaacctggaaaagggttaaagaAACTGATTAATCAAACTCTAATTTTACATTTTGTCAATAATaggattatttttaaaatccgAGGTCCTTTTAAAAGCTCTAAATGTCACCTAAATAACGTGATTTTAACAGTCCTCGACCGGGGCCGTAAGAAGGACTTTACGAGCTATTATAAGTTTCaatgtaattgtatatattGGTATATGACTGTACACTCAAAGTGTCTAATTCGAATGATCCTTCCAATcggttatttttgtatattttgttatgttattctgtttttagcttTCTAACAGTCAGTGACATCCGTCATGAGTATTAGCGTTATAGAAACTGTCCGATTTTATTAATCGATTATCTGCTAATCGATATTTTGTATTCGTTCGATAAATCGGTTATCTCGCCTTAcataatttttactttatttgtcgAATATTGGCTAATCGATTATTCCGATGttgaaaattgtttaatttgcgattttatttctatataaaAATCGATTAATCGAATCGTTATCGAATATCCTTACAAACTCTGTTAGAAAACTAAAACGCCATTAGGGTTCTTTTTGATCTTCTGTACGCTTAGTAAAACCAGGGTTATTGATTGTACAAGGGGCCTACACAATCTAAATGAAAAACGTGTCCACTGTTTGACTGCCGAACTAGATGGAGCTACTCATGTACAGTTAATAACTGTGGTAAAACTATGATCGATTCGGACTAATATGATTATTCCGGTTCTATGCTACGGCTGCCGCTTTCCATTATGTAAAGCCGTAAGCTCTTTTGTCACCATTATggtatatacatacaattttctTTCCATCGCCTATCTCAACTTCttcatatataattttgtattaagcgtGCGTATCGGTTATCTTTCTTTAGACGAAGAACCCACGTAGCGACGGGTTCTTCGCCTATCTTATTGATTAACAGCTAAGTACTCAATATTACTCATAGTATAAcaatttttaagaaatcaaaacaaacattttgttATCAATTTCATGTCCCTTGCAAATCCTAATCAACATATAAGTCAAACTCTGATATTTCTACTCATTTTGATAATTTACAGCGTAGAAAATATATAATC is a genomic window containing:
- the LOC134753346 gene encoding signal transducer and activator of transcription C, with protein sequence MLRFLVFAAFLQCCISQQYQQKVAPGVPPQNYQNNNYQQAPPPPPPQGHQQQVPQQQYQQQQYQPAPPQQQQYQQPPPQQQQYQQQPQQGQIKVQHDHHGEPQLLNAANIQHEREHIQEHMDVPIDTSKMSEQELQFHYFKMHDADNNNKLDGCELIKSLIHWHEQGHKQQPQPGSPPAGEKIFGDDELVNLIDPILNMDDHNRDGYIDYPEFIRAQQKSQNKEGQ